A window from Pseudomonas kribbensis encodes these proteins:
- a CDS encoding RHS repeat protein, whose product MEAITRIEQELDSFPRTLDLYREQLRHWLSRSADSISHAADLPSLMGMERIIRFGEHSTAVAIDDKRFSSAVVQCPETGRMEIESKFESVYDIPLGDIAVDVVAVDSGEVKSVTLDAQGKGLFTGEPGKFYRVVVHGGASEQQVDELFESYDGLTQQLDSWLRSEWQGFKPQWSQSVATAAGNGLLTGSWAAIQGVWDSIGLLSEILQDPLQFAGRLGDSATALADFAQSMPEKMEQLQLLVSDEAALCLLLRTASLWLEMLPPGELAGKTAEAVSMVVVQLLIDVLIGVVLTFVGAGAGIAYLTLRLVDRGAQLLSAVTRLMKAMFGIVSTFIGYVNQYKSVAARGIAAGVNKGRMQLRWDAKRNASLKKDEHHDDKPDQAKNPNGDSADCVPRTCTNGCPVSMVTGEELLTLTDGVLDGLLPFEFSRLYRTSAVEIDVGLGFGWSHSLAHRLEVEGDGVVWVDHENRRTRFPLPSVERPAIHNSLSRAAIFLGDEPEELIVALAGEAARFYHFRGGRLTVVSDAYGNRLRIARDRLDRVERLDNGAGRSLLLRYERAHLVAVDYQVFSEAAWRTEQTLVSYRFDARHRLIEATNAVGESERYDYDDAHVILQRQLTGGASFYWEWERSGKAARCVRHWASFSQMDTRYVWDDAGSVTVRYVDGREEVYVHDDTARLVRQVAADGGEQLKAYDAQGRLVAEQDALGAVTEYRYDDAGRLIALIPPDDTPTSYEYRNGFLHRRSRGDAEWTYRRNAQGDVTEAVDPDGHVTHYHYDPQGRLLSIRYPDSGRHVFVWNDLGQLVEESLPDGGVRKFSYDALGRRITAQDEHAAITRHVWDAVGRLIQTTSPNGATRAWSYSAYGQITAERDELGRITRYEYDDDLHLVSRRINPDGTRLQYRYDHAQLLLTEIENESGEKYLLDYTPTGLIRQETGFDGRRTAYAYDRNGHLLEKTEYGDDGSTLVTGYQRDAAGRLLRKTLPDGVEVSYRYDRLGRLVGVDDGQDHPLAFEYDLQDRLVREHQGWGTLRYTYDACGQLTRLRLPDNSKLDYHYAKGGALTAIDLNGALLTRHVYLNGREQQRQQGLLLSEYAYDEQGRLLSHAVGHQRSAVYRRDFAYSANGNLEHIADTRHGQRSYQYDALDRLIRVRHTRDDLPENFAHDPAGNLLLQDRPGPTSIKGNRLLMQGDRHYDYDAFGNLIRERRGRAQQLVTAYRYDSQHRLIGLTRPDGTSATYQYDAFGRRIRKTVDGQTTEFFWQGDHLIAESSPTQHRSFIYEPGTFRPLAMLDGQGPKRACPFYYQLDHLGTPQELTDYSGEIVWSAKYSAYGKVTSLELATEDYLDQPLRFQGQYFDAESGLHYNRHRYYDPDVGRYLTPDPVKLAGGLNQYRYVPNPTGWVDPLGLSCNCPGDISAEGPYSEIVPGGGLEAHESRGGHAIARHVDRSEAQLRARLAAEPNIPIASTFINRSEAEAALSNVIRNNKVTIDNFLQGNASKLVINEQVSTPAGVGVVRQSGRLEPLSSIRLVLRRDAASPLGYFILTGFVNDN is encoded by the coding sequence ATGGAAGCCATCACCCGCATCGAGCAGGAGCTCGACAGCTTTCCCCGCACCCTCGATCTCTATCGCGAACAACTCAGGCACTGGTTGAGTCGCTCGGCAGACAGCATCAGCCATGCAGCCGATCTGCCGTCGCTGATGGGGATGGAGCGGATCATCCGTTTCGGCGAACACAGCACGGCGGTCGCCATTGACGACAAACGTTTCTCTTCGGCCGTCGTGCAATGCCCGGAAACAGGGCGGATGGAGATCGAGAGCAAGTTCGAGTCGGTGTACGACATTCCATTGGGCGACATCGCTGTCGATGTGGTGGCGGTGGATAGCGGCGAGGTCAAGTCCGTCACACTCGATGCTCAGGGCAAGGGTTTGTTCACCGGTGAGCCGGGCAAGTTCTATCGGGTGGTGGTGCACGGCGGCGCCAGCGAGCAACAGGTTGATGAGCTTTTCGAGTCTTACGATGGCCTGACCCAACAGCTGGATAGCTGGCTGCGCAGTGAGTGGCAGGGCTTCAAGCCGCAGTGGTCGCAGTCAGTGGCGACGGCGGCGGGTAATGGCCTGCTGACCGGGAGCTGGGCGGCGATCCAGGGGGTATGGGACAGCATCGGGTTGCTGTCGGAGATTCTCCAGGATCCTCTTCAGTTTGCAGGCCGGCTGGGAGACAGCGCGACGGCGTTGGCCGATTTCGCGCAGTCGATGCCGGAGAAAATGGAGCAGCTCCAGCTTCTCGTCAGTGACGAAGCGGCGCTGTGTCTGTTGCTGCGCACGGCCAGTCTGTGGCTCGAGATGCTGCCGCCTGGCGAACTCGCGGGGAAAACCGCCGAGGCCGTCTCGATGGTGGTGGTGCAACTGCTGATCGATGTGTTGATCGGCGTTGTGCTGACCTTCGTTGGTGCCGGGGCGGGGATTGCGTATCTGACCTTGCGCCTGGTGGATCGTGGCGCTCAGTTGTTGTCGGCGGTGACGCGTCTGATGAAGGCGATGTTCGGCATCGTCAGCACCTTCATCGGCTACGTGAACCAATACAAATCCGTTGCCGCACGGGGTATCGCCGCCGGGGTGAACAAGGGCCGCATGCAATTGCGCTGGGATGCCAAACGCAACGCTTCCCTGAAAAAAGATGAGCATCACGACGACAAGCCTGATCAGGCGAAGAACCCCAACGGCGACAGCGCCGACTGTGTACCCCGGACCTGCACCAACGGCTGTCCGGTGTCGATGGTCACCGGCGAAGAGCTGCTGACCCTGACTGACGGTGTGCTTGATGGATTGTTGCCGTTCGAGTTCAGCCGGTTGTATCGCACCAGCGCAGTCGAGATCGATGTCGGGTTGGGGTTTGGCTGGAGTCATTCGCTGGCGCATCGGCTGGAGGTCGAGGGCGATGGCGTGGTCTGGGTTGACCATGAGAACCGGCGCACGCGGTTTCCGTTGCCGAGTGTCGAGCGGCCGGCGATTCACAATAGTTTGTCGCGGGCGGCGATCTTTCTCGGGGATGAGCCGGAGGAACTGATCGTTGCGCTGGCGGGTGAGGCGGCGCGGTTTTATCACTTTCGGGGCGGGCGTCTGACGGTTGTCAGCGATGCGTATGGCAACCGGCTGCGTATTGCGCGTGATCGTCTGGATCGGGTTGAGCGCCTCGACAACGGGGCTGGTCGCTCGCTGCTGTTGCGTTACGAGCGGGCGCATCTGGTCGCGGTCGATTATCAGGTTTTTTCTGAGGCTGCCTGGCGCACCGAGCAGACGCTGGTCAGCTACCGCTTTGATGCCCGTCATCGGTTGATCGAAGCGACCAACGCCGTCGGCGAGAGCGAGCGTTACGACTACGACGATGCCCACGTCATCCTGCAGCGGCAGTTGACGGGCGGCGCGAGCTTTTACTGGGAGTGGGAGCGTTCCGGCAAGGCGGCACGTTGCGTGCGGCACTGGGCGTCGTTTTCGCAGATGGACACGCGTTACGTCTGGGATGACGCCGGCAGCGTCACGGTGCGCTACGTCGATGGTCGTGAAGAGGTTTACGTCCACGACGACACGGCGCGGCTGGTGCGTCAGGTCGCGGCTGACGGGGGTGAGCAGCTCAAGGCCTACGACGCGCAGGGCCGACTGGTCGCCGAGCAGGATGCGCTGGGGGCGGTCACCGAGTACCGCTATGACGACGCCGGACGGCTGATCGCGCTGATTCCGCCGGACGATACGCCGACGTCCTACGAGTACCGCAACGGTTTCCTGCACCGCCGTAGCCGGGGCGACGCGGAGTGGACCTACCGGCGCAATGCCCAGGGCGACGTCACCGAGGCGGTCGATCCCGACGGCCATGTCACCCATTACCACTACGACCCGCAGGGGCGGTTGCTGTCGATCCGTTATCCGGACAGTGGCCGGCATGTGTTCGTGTGGAACGACCTCGGGCAACTGGTCGAGGAAAGCCTGCCCGACGGCGGGGTTCGGAAGTTTTCCTACGATGCCTTGGGGCGACGGATCACTGCGCAGGACGAACATGCCGCGATCACCCGCCATGTGTGGGATGCCGTTGGCCGGCTGATCCAGACCACCTCGCCGAATGGCGCCACCCGCGCCTGGTCCTACAGCGCCTACGGCCAGATCACCGCCGAACGCGATGAGTTGGGGCGCATCACCCGCTACGAGTATGACGACGACCTGCACCTGGTCAGCCGGCGGATCAACCCCGACGGCACGCGGCTGCAATACCGCTACGACCATGCGCAGCTGTTGCTCACGGAGATCGAGAACGAGTCCGGGGAAAAGTACCTTCTGGACTACACGCCCACCGGATTGATCCGACAGGAAACCGGTTTTGATGGTCGACGTACCGCGTATGCCTACGACCGCAACGGTCATCTGCTGGAGAAGACCGAGTACGGTGATGACGGCTCGACGCTGGTCACCGGCTACCAACGTGATGCTGCCGGACGCCTGCTGCGCAAGACCCTGCCGGACGGGGTTGAGGTCAGCTATCGCTATGACCGTTTGGGCCGTTTGGTCGGTGTGGATGACGGCCAGGATCACCCACTGGCCTTCGAATACGACCTGCAGGACCGACTGGTGCGCGAGCATCAGGGCTGGGGCACGCTGCGTTACACCTACGACGCCTGCGGCCAACTGACCCGCCTGCGTCTGCCGGACAACAGCAAGCTCGACTACCACTACGCCAAGGGCGGCGCGCTGACCGCGATCGACCTTAATGGCGCCTTGCTCACCCGCCACGTCTACCTGAACGGTCGCGAACAGCAGCGCCAGCAAGGTTTGCTGCTCAGCGAATATGCCTACGACGAACAAGGACGGTTGCTGTCCCACGCCGTAGGCCATCAGCGCAGTGCGGTGTACCGCCGCGACTTTGCCTACAGCGCCAACGGCAACCTCGAACACATCGCCGACACCCGCCACGGCCAGCGCAGCTACCAGTACGACGCCCTCGACCGGCTGATCCGCGTGCGCCACACCCGCGACGATCTGCCGGAAAACTTCGCCCACGACCCGGCCGGCAACCTGCTGCTGCAAGATCGGCCCGGCCCGACCAGCATCAAAGGCAACCGCCTGCTGATGCAGGGCGACCGCCACTACGACTACGACGCCTTCGGCAACCTGATCCGCGAACGCCGCGGCCGCGCCCAACAACTCGTCACTGCATACCGCTACGACAGCCAGCACCGCCTGATCGGCCTCACTCGTCCCGACGGCACCAGCGCCACCTACCAATACGACGCCTTCGGACGGCGCATCCGCAAGACCGTCGACGGCCAGACCACCGAATTCTTCTGGCAAGGCGACCACCTGATCGCCGAAAGCAGCCCGACCCAACACCGCAGCTTCATCTACGAACCCGGCACCTTTCGCCCGCTGGCGATGCTCGACGGCCAAGGCCCGAAACGCGCCTGCCCGTTCTACTACCAGCTCGACCACCTCGGCACCCCGCAGGAACTGACCGATTACAGCGGCGAGATCGTCTGGTCAGCCAAATACAGCGCCTACGGCAAGGTCACCTCGCTGGAACTGGCGACCGAGGACTACCTCGACCAGCCGCTGCGCTTTCAGGGGCAGTATTTCGATGCGGAAAGCGGGTTGCATTACAACCGGCATCGGTATTACGACCCGGACGTTGGACGGTACCTGACGCCGGATCCGGTGAAGCTGGCGGGTGGGTTGAACCAGTACCGGTACGTGCCGAATCCGACGGGGTGGGTGGATCCGTTGGGGTTGAGTTGTAACTGTCCAGGAGACATTTCTGCTGAGGGGCCTTATAGCGAAATTGTTCCAGGTGGGGGCTTAGAGGCTCACGAGTCTCGAGGTGGGCATGCTATTGCGAGACATGTAGATAGGTCGGAGGCTCAACTCAGAGCTAGGCTAGCGGCCGAGCCGAACATACCTATTGCGTCAACATTTATAAATAGGTCGGAAGCTGAAGCTGCACTCTCGAATGTCATTAGAAACAACAAGGTGACAATTGATAATTTTTTGCAGGGTAATGCAAGCAAACTTGTAATTAATGAACAGGTGTCTACTCCTGCTGGGGTGGGTGTAGTGAGACAAAGCGGAAGGTTGGAACCTTTGTCTAGTATTAGATTGGTGTTGCGGCGAGATGCAGCTTCACCGCTTGGATACTTCATTTTGACGGGATTTGTAAATGACAATTGA
- a CDS encoding bifunctional diguanylate cyclase/phosphodiesterase, which yields MTTTEQLSALSSILTQSGLHSLFQPIICLSERRILGYEALTRGPSNSPLHSPIALFAVARQAGRLSELEIACRQSACRRFNEQQLPGKLFLNVSPESLLEAAHQPGRTLQLLQDFGIPPSQVVIELTEQTPIDDFQLLQTALHHYRAMGFSIALDDLGAGYSSLRLWSELRPDYVKIDRHFIDGIHQDALKREFVGSILQIAKASRAQVIAEGIELPEELAVLTEMGVDLVQGYLLGRPQEHPPRDARALMPKHDSSAVALNDEGSDLSALLNDQPAVNRDTPTATVLEAFRRQANLNSLAVLDEQGQPCGIVHRHSLSDALLKPFATDLFARKPISRLMNDDFLAVEMSQSLQQVSRLITSRARQRIEEDFIITLNGSYLGLGRVIDVLKLITELKIQQARYANPLTLLPGNVPIQQCLTRLLQQGRESVICYVDIDSFKPFNDIYGYGRGDEVLLCLAQCLNERVDPSRDFVGHIGGDDFLLVLGPEDWRKRLNQLLDDFQSQCRRFYRPEHLEAGCFVAPNRQGIRQEFPLLSLSIGVVHLHPEACAQLDASQLAEMASQAKHHAKNVPGYSVHVIDSLFAQTPVEALTLGHR from the coding sequence ATGACCACGACCGAACAGCTGAGTGCCTTGAGCTCGATCCTGACTCAAAGCGGTTTGCACAGCCTGTTCCAGCCGATCATTTGCCTCTCTGAACGACGCATTCTCGGCTATGAGGCCCTGACTCGCGGCCCGTCCAACAGCCCGCTGCACTCCCCCATCGCCCTGTTCGCCGTTGCCCGCCAGGCCGGGCGTTTGAGCGAACTGGAAATCGCCTGCCGCCAAAGCGCGTGCCGTCGTTTCAACGAACAGCAACTTCCGGGCAAACTGTTTCTCAACGTCTCTCCCGAATCCCTGCTCGAAGCCGCGCACCAGCCGGGGCGCACGCTGCAACTGCTGCAGGATTTCGGCATTCCACCGAGCCAGGTGGTGATCGAACTCACCGAGCAGACGCCGATCGATGACTTTCAGTTACTGCAAACGGCACTGCATCACTACCGGGCGATGGGTTTTTCGATTGCACTGGACGATCTTGGCGCGGGTTATTCAAGCCTGCGCCTGTGGTCGGAGCTACGGCCGGATTACGTGAAGATCGATCGGCACTTTATCGACGGCATTCATCAGGATGCGCTGAAGCGCGAGTTCGTCGGATCGATCCTGCAAATCGCCAAGGCCTCCCGGGCCCAGGTAATTGCCGAAGGTATCGAATTGCCGGAAGAGCTGGCGGTGCTGACCGAGATGGGGGTGGATCTGGTCCAGGGCTACCTGCTCGGGCGCCCGCAGGAACACCCTCCACGCGACGCCCGGGCCTTGATGCCCAAACACGACAGCAGCGCAGTGGCGCTGAATGACGAAGGTAGCGACCTCAGCGCCCTGCTCAATGATCAGCCGGCCGTGAATCGCGACACACCCACCGCCACCGTCCTCGAAGCGTTTCGTCGTCAGGCCAACCTGAACTCGCTGGCGGTGCTCGACGAACAAGGCCAGCCCTGCGGCATCGTGCATCGCCATTCATTGTCCGACGCGCTGCTCAAGCCATTCGCCACCGACCTGTTCGCCCGCAAACCGATCAGCCGCCTGATGAACGACGACTTCCTCGCCGTGGAAATGAGCCAGTCGCTGCAACAAGTCAGCCGCCTGATCACCAGCCGCGCCCGGCAACGCATTGAAGAAGATTTCATCATCACCCTCAACGGCAGCTACCTGGGCCTGGGCCGGGTGATTGACGTGCTCAAACTGATTACCGAGCTGAAAATCCAGCAGGCTCGGTATGCCAACCCACTGACTCTGCTACCCGGCAACGTACCGATCCAGCAATGCCTGACACGGTTGCTGCAACAGGGACGGGAGTCGGTTATTTGCTATGTCGATATCGATAGCTTCAAACCCTTTAACGATATCTATGGGTATGGGCGTGGGGATGAGGTGTTGTTGTGTCTGGCGCAATGCCTGAACGAACGCGTCGACCCATCCCGTGATTTCGTCGGGCATATTGGCGGGGATGATTTCCTGTTGGTGCTCGGCCCGGAGGATTGGCGTAAACGGCTGAACCAATTGCTGGATGATTTTCAGAGTCAATGCCGACGGTTTTACCGGCCCGAACACCTTGAGGCTGGGTGTTTTGTTGCGCCGAATCGCCAGGGTATTCGGCAGGAGTTTCCGTTGCTTTCATTGTCCATTGGCGTGGTGCATTTGCATCCTGAGGCTTGTGCGCAGCTGGATGCGAGCCAGTTGGCAGAGATGGCTTCGCAGGCGAAGCATCATGCGAAGAATGTGCCGGGGTATAGTGTGCATGTTATCGACAGCCTGTTCGCGCAGACACCTGTAGAAGCACTTACACTCGGTCATCGGTGA
- a CDS encoding carboxy terminal-processing peptidase: protein MKHLLPSTALALFIGIGLLPVSGSTFAANSWDKLQPDRDEVIASLNVVELLKRHHYSKPPLDDARSAIIYDSYIKLLDPSRSYFMASDIAEFDKWKYQFDDFLKSGDLNAGFTIYKRYLDRVKARLDFAIAELDKGVDKMDFTTKETLLIDRKDAPWLKSTAELDDLWRKRVKDEVLRQKIAGKEPKQIQETLTKRYKNQLARLDQTRAEDIFQAYINTFAMSYDPHTNYLSPDNAENFDINMSLSLEGIGAVLQSDNDQVKVVRLVPAGPADKTKQVAPADKIIGVAQGNKEMVDVVGWRLDEVVKLIRGPKGTVVRLEVIPASNAPNDQTSKIVPITREAVKLEDQAVKKSILSLKQDGKDYKLGVIEIPAFYLDFKAFRAGDPDYKSTTRDVKKLLTELQKEKVDGVVIDLRNNGGGSLQEATELTSLFIDKGPTVLVRNADGRVDVLEDENPGAFYKGPMALLVNRLSASASEIFAGAMQDYHRALIIGGQTFGKGTVQTIQPLNHGELKLTLAKFYRVSGQSTQHQGVLPDIDYPSIIDTKEIGESALPEAMPWDTIRAAIKPAVDPFKPYLAQLKSEHDARSAKDAEFVFIRDKLALAQKLLEEKTVSLNEADRRAQHADIDAKQLAMENIRRKAKGEEPLKELKKEDDDALAAAEPDKVKPEDDAYLSETGRVLLDYLKLSNQVAKK, encoded by the coding sequence ATGAAGCATCTGCTCCCCAGCACCGCCCTCGCTCTTTTCATCGGTATCGGCCTCTTGCCGGTGTCGGGCAGCACATTCGCAGCCAACAGCTGGGACAAGTTGCAGCCTGATCGCGATGAAGTGATTGCCAGTCTGAACGTCGTCGAGTTGCTCAAGCGCCACCACTACAGCAAGCCGCCACTCGATGATGCGCGCTCGGCGATCATCTACGACAGCTACATCAAGCTGCTGGACCCGTCGCGCAGCTACTTCATGGCCAGCGACATCGCCGAATTCGACAAGTGGAAGTACCAGTTCGACGACTTCCTCAAGAGCGGCGACCTCAACGCCGGCTTCACCATCTACAAGCGTTATCTGGACCGCGTGAAGGCGCGTCTGGACTTCGCCATCGCCGAGCTGGACAAAGGCGTCGACAAGATGGACTTCACCACGAAGGAAACCTTGCTGATCGATCGCAAGGACGCTCCGTGGCTCAAATCCACTGCCGAGCTTGACGACCTGTGGCGCAAACGCGTCAAGGACGAAGTGCTGCGGCAGAAGATCGCCGGCAAAGAGCCGAAGCAGATCCAGGAAACCCTGACCAAGCGCTACAAGAACCAGTTGGCGCGTCTGGACCAGACCCGTGCCGAAGACATCTTCCAGGCGTACATCAACACCTTCGCCATGTCTTACGATCCGCACACCAACTATCTGTCGCCGGATAACGCGGAAAACTTCGACATCAACATGAGCCTGTCCCTCGAGGGCATCGGCGCCGTGTTGCAGAGCGACAACGATCAGGTGAAGGTCGTGCGTCTGGTGCCGGCAGGTCCTGCCGACAAGACCAAGCAGGTTGCTCCTGCCGACAAGATCATCGGCGTTGCCCAGGGCAACAAAGAGATGGTCGACGTGGTCGGCTGGCGCCTGGACGAAGTGGTCAAGCTGATCCGCGGTCCGAAAGGCACCGTGGTGCGTCTGGAAGTCATCCCGGCCAGCAATGCACCGAACGACCAGACCAGCAAGATCGTGCCGATCACCCGTGAAGCGGTGAAGCTCGAAGACCAGGCCGTGAAGAAATCCATCCTGAGCCTCAAACAGGACGGCAAGGACTACAAGCTCGGCGTGATCGAGATTCCGGCCTTCTACCTGGACTTCAAGGCGTTCCGTGCCGGTGATCCGGATTACAAGAGCACCACTCGCGACGTCAAGAAACTGCTGACCGAACTGCAGAAAGAGAAAGTCGACGGCGTGGTCATCGACCTGCGCAACAACGGCGGCGGTTCCCTGCAGGAAGCTACCGAGCTGACCAGCCTGTTCATCGACAAGGGCCCTACCGTGCTCGTGCGTAACGCCGATGGCCGGGTCGATGTGCTCGAAGATGAAAACCCGGGCGCGTTCTACAAAGGCCCGATGGCACTGCTGGTCAACCGCCTGTCCGCCTCGGCTTCGGAGATCTTCGCCGGCGCCATGCAGGACTACCACCGCGCGCTGATCATCGGTGGCCAGACCTTCGGCAAAGGCACCGTGCAGACCATTCAGCCGCTGAACCATGGCGAACTGAAACTGACCCTGGCCAAGTTCTACCGGGTTTCCGGCCAGAGCACCCAGCATCAGGGCGTACTGCCGGACATCGACTACCCGTCGATCATCGACACCAAGGAAATCGGCGAGAGCGCCCTGCCGGAAGCCATGCCGTGGGACACCATCCGCGCGGCAATCAAACCGGCGGTCGACCCGTTCAAGCCGTATCTGGCCCAGCTCAAGTCCGAGCATGACGCCCGTTCGGCCAAGGACGCGGAGTTCGTGTTCATCCGCGACAAGCTGGCCCTGGCGCAGAAGCTGCTGGAAGAGAAAACCGTCAGCCTCAATGAAGCCGATCGTCGCGCCCAGCACGCCGACATCGACGCCAAGCAACTGGCGATGGAAAACATCCGTCGCAAGGCCAAAGGCGAAGAACCGCTCAAAGAGCTGAAGAAAGAAGACGACGACGCCCTCGCGGCAGCCGAGCCGGACAAGGTCAAACCGGAAGACGACGCCTACCTGAGCGAGACCGGGCGCGTGCTGCTGGATTACCTGAAGCTGAGCAATCAGGTGGCCAAGAAGTAA
- a CDS encoding zinc-binding dehydrogenase, translating to MKALQGVEGQVAWVDEPSPACDVGQVRIRVAAAGLNRADLLQKAGLYPPPPGASQVLGLECSGVISEVGAGSSWQVGDRVCALLAGGGMAEEVVVDGRHVLPVPEGVSLIEAAALPEVYATVWLNVFQLAALKPGEKVLLHAGASGIGSAAIQLCKAFGNPCWVSVGSAERLAYCEALGAQGGVVRTDDLESLRDFGPFDVILDPVGGNYSALNLKLMAQDGRWVLIGLMGGREAKLDLAQVLAKRVQLLGSTLRSRDDQFKADLFSDLSQHVWPLFSEGRLKPQLARTFAIKDAEAAFAELASNTVAGKLVLVIDDSLS from the coding sequence GTGAAGGCATTGCAAGGCGTTGAAGGTCAAGTGGCATGGGTTGATGAGCCGAGTCCTGCGTGTGATGTAGGACAAGTTCGCATCCGGGTGGCGGCAGCGGGCCTCAATCGCGCGGATTTATTACAGAAGGCGGGGCTTTATCCACCGCCACCGGGTGCCAGTCAGGTGCTGGGGCTTGAATGCTCCGGAGTGATCAGCGAAGTCGGCGCTGGCTCGTCCTGGCAGGTCGGTGATCGGGTCTGCGCCTTGCTGGCCGGGGGAGGGATGGCCGAAGAAGTGGTCGTCGACGGGCGGCATGTGCTGCCGGTTCCGGAAGGGGTGTCGCTGATTGAAGCGGCTGCACTGCCTGAGGTGTACGCGACGGTCTGGCTGAATGTGTTTCAACTCGCTGCGCTCAAACCGGGTGAGAAAGTTCTTCTGCATGCCGGCGCCAGTGGCATCGGTTCTGCCGCCATTCAACTGTGCAAGGCGTTTGGCAATCCGTGCTGGGTCAGCGTCGGATCGGCCGAGCGTTTGGCCTACTGTGAAGCGCTGGGCGCCCAGGGCGGTGTGGTGCGCACTGACGATCTGGAAAGCCTGCGGGACTTCGGGCCGTTCGATGTGATCCTGGATCCGGTCGGCGGCAATTATTCCGCATTGAATCTCAAGCTGATGGCTCAGGATGGACGTTGGGTGCTGATCGGCCTGATGGGTGGCCGCGAAGCGAAACTCGATCTGGCCCAGGTGCTGGCCAAGCGTGTGCAGCTGCTGGGCTCGACCCTGCGCAGCCGTGACGATCAGTTCAAGGCGGATCTGTTCAGCGACCTGAGCCAGCATGTGTGGCCGCTGTTTTCCGAAGGGCGCCTGAAGCCGCAACTGGCCAGGACCTTTGCGATCAAGGATGCCGAAGCGGCATTCGCCGAGCTGGCGAGCAACACGGTCGCCGGGAAGTTGGTACTGGTGATCGACGACAGTCTGAGCTGA
- a CDS encoding HAD family hydrolase: MALAIFDLDETLIHGDCATLWSEQMGRLGWVDPESFMCKNNELMDAYSHGKLRMEDYMEFSLEPLIGRTPEEVEHLVGPWVEDFIEPIIFSDATKTIAAHRKAGDRILVISASGTHLVKPIAERLGIDEVLGIELEVAHGVYSGHTVGTLTYREGKITRLLEWLDAEEENLEGASFYSDSRNDLPLLLKVDFPHVVNPDPVLREQAEKSGWPIHLWK, translated from the coding sequence ATGGCCCTGGCAATTTTTGATCTGGACGAAACCCTGATCCACGGCGACTGCGCCACCCTCTGGAGCGAGCAGATGGGCCGCCTGGGCTGGGTCGATCCCGAGTCGTTCATGTGCAAGAACAATGAACTCATGGACGCCTACAGCCATGGCAAGTTGCGCATGGAAGACTACATGGAGTTCAGCCTCGAACCGCTGATCGGTCGCACCCCGGAAGAAGTCGAGCATCTGGTCGGGCCCTGGGTGGAAGACTTCATCGAGCCGATCATCTTCAGCGACGCGACCAAAACCATCGCCGCCCACCGCAAGGCCGGCGACCGGATTCTGGTGATCTCGGCCTCGGGCACACACCTGGTCAAACCGATTGCCGAACGACTGGGCATCGATGAAGTTCTGGGCATCGAGCTGGAAGTGGCCCATGGCGTGTACAGCGGCCACACCGTGGGCACACTGACCTACCGCGAAGGCAAGATCACCCGTTTGCTGGAGTGGCTGGACGCCGAAGAGGAAAACCTTGAGGGCGCAAGCTTCTATTCCGACTCACGCAATGACCTGCCGCTGCTGCTGAAAGTGGATTTCCCGCACGTGGTCAATCCGGATCCGGTGTTGCGCGAGCAAGCCGAGAAATCCGGGTGGCCGATTCATCTCTGGAAGTAA